In Spirochaeta thermophila DSM 6578, the DNA window CCTCCCGCCTGAGCACGAAGAGCCCCTCCTCCGCAGGCTCGAGCACCTCGGAGAGCTCCTTCCGCCAACCCGGATGGGTGCAGTCACCGGTCCCCACCACTGTAATTCCCTTCACCCGCGCCCACAGGTCGAGAAGCTGCGGCGTGAGAAACTTGCTCGTCCCCCGCGAGAAACGGGAGTGGGTGTGCAGATCGGCGATGAACCTCATTCCTCCTCCTCTATCACATCCTCGAACAGGAGCGAGAACCTGCGCGGCATCATCACCTCCATGGCACTCCTCAGGGCGAACTCATCGGTCATCCCCGCGATGTAGTCGAAGACCACCCAGTCCTCCTCACTCCGCTCCTGATACACCGTGCTCATCTTTCCCACAAAGTCACCGAACTGGCGCGCGAGCCTGTTGTGCTCCCTCGCGTAGCGCCCCACCTCCCAGCCGTACCGTTCGAAGAGCTCGCTCAGGTAGTCATGGAGGGTCTTGAGGATACGCTCGAAGTACTCGTGGAACGAGGTGAGCCGGGGACTCCGATAGATCGCACGGTAGTTGAAGTCGAGCAGGGCCATGAAGGCCTCGTACACCGGCTCCGAAAAACCGATGCCCCCGTGATCCAGGGAATACGAGATGAGATCTCTCACCAGGGTGTTGATGATCTCACTGTTGGTGCTCCCGAGTATCTGCACCGCCCTCTCGGGGATATCCTCCCTTCTCATGATCCTGAGCTGGAGGGCATCCTCCAGATCCCTCCCCACGTAGGCGATCCTGTCGGACATGCGTACCACACATCCCTCCCACGTCGAGGGATACCCCTCCACACCCTCCAGATCTTCGAGCACGCGTTCCTCCCTATCGGGCACGATCTCTCGCTCGAACCGCTCCCCGCAGTGGAGGGCAATCCCCTCCCTCACCGCATAGGTGAGGTTGAGTCCCTGACCGTACCCGGCCAGCAGATCCACCACCCGCAGGCTGTAGAGCTCGTGGTGGAAGGTGCGCCCCCGCGGCATGTAGGAGGCGAGGATCTCCTCACCCAGGTGTCCGAAGGGTGCATGGCCGAGGTCGTGGCCCACCCCTATGGCCCACGCGAGGTCGCTGTCGAGCCCCAAGGCCCTGCAGATGGTGGCGGCGATGGTCGCCACGTGCATCACGTGTTCGATCCTGGTACAGATGTGGTCGTTCTCGGGGATGAAGAAGACCTGGGTCTTGTGCTTGAGCCTTCGAAAGGGATACGAGTGGATGATCGCCGTGGCGTCCCTGAAGTAGGCCCCGCGAGGGTCGGTCCCCTCCTCCGGTCGGGGCCGCCTCCTCCGTCGATACACAGTGTCGTCGAGAGGATTGACGAAGAAGAGGTTGCCCATCGCCACTACTGTACGGCCAGGCCCGGCGAAAGGCAAGGGGGACTCCCTCCGCCGACCACATCAACAGCCGTTTTATCTCCCACGACATTTAATACATTTAGCCCCACGGTTAGAACTTTTCTTCCCTCTGCTTTATACTTTGAGAAGGATGGAAGGGGAGGACGACTGAGAATGCACTGATACAAAGCAGCATACGACGTGGAAAGGAACAAGAGCGATGTCTTCCACCACTTCCCTCCAGAGGACCATATTCAGGACCGTAGTCCTCATCGTCATAGGATGGGTGACCATCTACGGATCCCTCACGGCCTCGATCCTCTTCTCCAGGGGGATGAGTCTCGCCCGTCAGCTGGTGGCCCAGCGCAACCTCGCCGCGGCCTACTACCTCAAGGCCTACTTCACCCCCTTGAGGAGCACCGCGGAGTTCCTGAGCTCCCAGGACATAGTGAGGAACCTCCCCCGCCTCGGCCTGAAGGAGAGAGAGGAGGTCCTCGGGCTCTACCGCGCCCTCGAGGCCGCGAACCCGGACCTCTACTACGTCTACTCGGGCTATGAGGACGGCAGCCTCGTCATCAACAACTACGTTCCTCCTCCGGGATTCGACCCGCGGGTGCGCCCCTGGTACACGGCCGCGCTCGGTTCGGCCCCCGACCTTTCTCCCGGCATCCCCTACCAGGAGATAAAGACCGGAGAATGGCTCGTCTCCATCAGCAAGGTACTGCTCGACGACGAAGGAAATCGGGTGGGAGTGGTATCCATCGACGCCTCCATGGAGCGGGCGGCTGAATTCCTGAGAGAGAGCATCACCCCCTACACCACGAGCTACAGCTACGTGGTGAACCCTCGCGGGATCATACTCATCCATCACCGGGAGGAACTCCTGGGCAAGAATCTCTCGGATATCATCCGGCCGCCGGCGGCCTTCACTAAAACATCATCTCCATTCGAATACCGCTTCGAAGGGGTGGAAAAGTTCGCGCACTACACCGTGCTTCCCGACTTGGGATGGGTTGTTGTCACTGTACTCAACAAGTCAGAGGTGCTCCTCCCCCTTATTCATCAGATCACCATGGGCTTCCTCGTCGTGGCCCTTCTCGCCGCCACGTCCGGGTGGGCCGCCAGCAGGCTCCTCACCCGTCACGTCATCACGCCCCTCGCAACCCTCCAGGCTGACCTCGAGCGGGTGATCTCCGGCGCCCCGGGAGTACCTCTCGCAGACTATCCGGACAACGAAGTGGGTCAGATCGCGAAGGGAGTCGAGCAGCTCACACGAACCGAACTCTACAGGAAGAATCAGGCGCTCAAGGCCCTCAACACACGCCTCGAGATCCTCTCCACCACCGATCCCCTCACCTCGATCTTCAACCGGAGAAAACTCCAGGAGGAACTCACGAGGGAATACCACCGGGCACTTCGGTACGGTTCCCCCTTTTCACTCATCCTCATCGATTTGGATCATTTCAAGACCATCAACGACACCTTCGGCCACGGCAAAGGAGACGAAGTACTCATATGGACGGCGGAGATCCTCCGCACCCATCTGAGGAGCACCGACATCGTCGGGCGCTGGGGAGGCGAGGAGTTTCTCGTGCTCTGCCCGGAGACCCGTCTCTCAGAAGCGGCACTCATCGCCTCAAAGCTGGGTAAGGAGATCGCCCGTACCTCGCCCCTCCCCTCGTGTCGCGTGACCATCAGCGCCGGGGTGGTCTCCTTCTCTCCCGGGAAATCCCTCGAGGACCTGCTCAAAGAGGCCGACGAGAAACTCTACCGGGCAAAGGGAAGCGGGAGGAACACAGTCATCGTCTAGTTCTCTTGTTACGTATCTTCCATTTCCCTATAATGCTACCATCACATCCTGGAGGAACGAGTCGATGTACAGGAACCTCCCCCATCTCCTCAAGCTGCAGGCGGAGACCTACCCTGAAAGCGTCGCCCAGTACGTGAGGCAGCCTGAAGGAGGATTCACCCCCATCACCTACAGACAGCTCCTCGAAGACGTCCTCACCTGTGCTGCAGGATTCGCGGCGCTCGGTGTGGGTAAGGGAGATCTCGTAGCCCTCATCTCTGAAAACCGGAGGGAATGGCTCCTCGCCGACATGGGGCTCCTGTTCCTCGGCGCCGCCGATGTTCCAAGGGGATGCGACGTCACCGAGAAGGAGCTCGAACACATCCTCCTCACCGCCGAGTGCTCGATCGGGGTGTTCGAAAACATCAGCCAACTCAAGAAGGCCCTCGCTTCAGAGAGGATACGCACACAACTCAAGACGGCCATACTCTTCGACATGCCTGCACAGATCGAAAGGGAGACAGCCGGGATCACCGTGCTTTCCTTCTCCGCTCTCATGGAGAGGGGAACTCAGGCCCTCCCCGGCATGAGGGATCACATACTCACCGCCGTCGAGGAACTCCCGGCCGAGGCCCTCGCCACAGTGATCTTCACGAGCGGCACCACGGGCCTCCCCAAAGGGGTCATGCTCTCACACGGCAACTTCCTGCACCAGGTGAAGGGGGTGCCCATCCTCCTCAAGGTGGGGCCCGGAGACATCTGGCTTTCGGTACTCCCCGTGTGGCATTCCTTCGAGCGCATGATGCAGTATGTGGCGTTGAGCAGCGCTTCGGCGATCGCCTATTCCAAACCGATAGGCAGGATCATGCTCCAGGACATGGCGACCCTCAAACCCACCTGGATGGCCTCGGTCCCCCGGATCTGGGAGGGGATACGGAAGGGCATCCTCCAGACGATAAAGAAGGAGTCCCCTCTGGTCCAGGCGATCTTTCAGGCTTCTCTCGTCGTGGGGAGGGCGTACGCGTTCTTCACACATATGGTGAAGGGAGAGCTTCCCCGCTTCAAGTGGCGTCCCCGTATCCTCGACAGGGTGATCGGCATCATCCCATTCCTCCTCCTCTGGCCGTTCAAACAGCTCGCCCATCTTCTGGTATTCAGGAAGCTTCACCGGAAGCTGGGAGGACGGTTCGTGGCCGGTATTTCGGGAGGAGGGGCGCTTCCGCCCGAGGTCGACGGATTCTTCGACGCCATAAGAATCACAGTGCTCGAAGGCTATGGCCTCACCGAGGCCGCACCTGTACTGGCCGTACGCTCCTACTACCACCCGGTGCCACACACCGTGGGTCCGGTTTTCCCCGACACCGAGATCCAGATCCGGGACGAAGAAGGTAACGTGCTCCCGCCGGGGAGGCAAGGCACGATCTTCGCACGGGGGGGCCAGGTGATGCTCGGCTACCTCAAGGCACCGGAAGAGACCCGGAAGGTACTCGACGAAGAGGGCTGGCTCAACACGGGTGACCTGGGGATGCTCACCTGGGACAACGAACTCGCCATCACCGGCCGGGCCAAGGACACCATCGTCCTGAGAGGAGGGGAGAATGTGGAACCGGCCCCCCTCGAACAGGCCCTCAAGGAACACCCCCTGGTGGCCCATGCCATGGTGGTCGGCCAGGACGAGAAGTACCTGGGGGTCCTCATATTCGTGGACCAGGACAGCCTCAAGGAGTGGTGCACGGAACACGGACTGGATCTCACGGACGACATCCACCGACACCCTAGACTGATAGAGGAATTTTCCGATTTCATCTCGCACAGGATACACCCACGTCACGGCTTCAAACCCTTCGAGAGGATCTACCGGTTCACCCTCCTCCCCAACACCCTTACCGTGGGGGAGGAACTCTCCGCAAAACAGGAGATCAAGCGTCACGTGGTCTACAGGAAGTACGCAGACGAGATCAGGGCCCTGTATCGATGAGTCCTGCTTGGCACGCCATCTCCTCTCTGCTACCCTGGCCACATGCCGTCGCACATCACGCACGCCCTCGTCGCATGGAAGGCCTGGTCTCTCGTTACAGGGGAACGTATCCCAGAGAAAAGCCCGCTTCCCCGTCATCTTAAAGCCCTCACCCTTGGGGCCCAGGGACCGGACATCTTCTTCCACAACAGGAGGAGGAAACCTTCCGGCCTGTCCCTCGGCGCCCTTGCCCATAGGAGCGCCTACGGTCCTCTCACCTCCGCCATGCAGGAAACCCTCGCCGAGGACGACGCTCTCGGCCTCGCCTACCTCGCGGGATGGATCACCCACGCGATAACCGACCGCATCTTCCATCCCTACGTGATCTACCGGAGCGGCTGGTTCAGCCCCGCGCTGCCTCATACCACACGGTACATACGATGCCACACCCTCCTGGAGCGGCTCATCGATCTCCACCTGCTCGCCGAGGAGACCACTCTCGAGATAGAGGAGCTCGAGTTCAGAGACTACGTGGATCTGGGGGAAGAAGCCCCCGCCTGGCTCATACGGATGCTGAAGACGGGCTTTCGCTCCACCTACCAGGAGGCGCGCAAGGACAAGAAACTCCTCCTCAGGAT includes these proteins:
- a CDS encoding sensor domain-containing diguanylate cyclase, with product MSSTTSLQRTIFRTVVLIVIGWVTIYGSLTASILFSRGMSLARQLVAQRNLAAAYYLKAYFTPLRSTAEFLSSQDIVRNLPRLGLKEREEVLGLYRALEAANPDLYYVYSGYEDGSLVINNYVPPPGFDPRVRPWYTAALGSAPDLSPGIPYQEIKTGEWLVSISKVLLDDEGNRVGVVSIDASMERAAEFLRESITPYTTSYSYVVNPRGIILIHHREELLGKNLSDIIRPPAAFTKTSSPFEYRFEGVEKFAHYTVLPDLGWVVVTVLNKSEVLLPLIHQITMGFLVVALLAATSGWAASRLLTRHVITPLATLQADLERVISGAPGVPLADYPDNEVGQIAKGVEQLTRTELYRKNQALKALNTRLEILSTTDPLTSIFNRRKLQEELTREYHRALRYGSPFSLILIDLDHFKTINDTFGHGKGDEVLIWTAEILRTHLRSTDIVGRWGGEEFLVLCPETRLSEAALIASKLGKEIARTSPLPSCRVTISAGVVSFSPGKSLEDLLKEADEKLYRAKGSGRNTVIV
- a CDS encoding zinc dependent phospholipase C family protein, with product MPSHITHALVAWKAWSLVTGERIPEKSPLPRHLKALTLGAQGPDIFFHNRRRKPSGLSLGALAHRSAYGPLTSAMQETLAEDDALGLAYLAGWITHAITDRIFHPYVIYRSGWFSPALPHTTRYIRCHTLLERLIDLHLLAEETTLEIEELEFRDYVDLGEEAPAWLIRMLKTGFRSTYQEARKDKKLLLRIKNAYADARDFYAAIHPMTHALVVRRMEERTSREAKLRGLALLHPLLPPSFDIANTRRSLWYEPSPPPTPRREGIAELFQKAVDLSTGTLVPLYSPRVSKVPLEAFRRDGTNLSDGRGEGRPHVRYSNPLPLPSYLEDLLVHYEERFPLTAPAAGAGPSRTG
- a CDS encoding deoxyguanosinetriphosphate triphosphohydrolase family protein: MGNLFFVNPLDDTVYRRRRRPRPEEGTDPRGAYFRDATAIIHSYPFRRLKHKTQVFFIPENDHICTRIEHVMHVATIAATICRALGLDSDLAWAIGVGHDLGHAPFGHLGEEILASYMPRGRTFHHELYSLRVVDLLAGYGQGLNLTYAVREGIALHCGERFEREIVPDREERVLEDLEGVEGYPSTWEGCVVRMSDRIAYVGRDLEDALQLRIMRREDIPERAVQILGSTNSEIINTLVRDLISYSLDHGGIGFSEPVYEAFMALLDFNYRAIYRSPRLTSFHEYFERILKTLHDYLSELFERYGWEVGRYAREHNRLARQFGDFVGKMSTVYQERSEEDWVVFDYIAGMTDEFALRSAMEVMMPRRFSLLFEDVIEEEE
- a CDS encoding AMP-dependent synthetase/ligase, producing MYRNLPHLLKLQAETYPESVAQYVRQPEGGFTPITYRQLLEDVLTCAAGFAALGVGKGDLVALISENRREWLLADMGLLFLGAADVPRGCDVTEKELEHILLTAECSIGVFENISQLKKALASERIRTQLKTAILFDMPAQIERETAGITVLSFSALMERGTQALPGMRDHILTAVEELPAEALATVIFTSGTTGLPKGVMLSHGNFLHQVKGVPILLKVGPGDIWLSVLPVWHSFERMMQYVALSSASAIAYSKPIGRIMLQDMATLKPTWMASVPRIWEGIRKGILQTIKKESPLVQAIFQASLVVGRAYAFFTHMVKGELPRFKWRPRILDRVIGIIPFLLLWPFKQLAHLLVFRKLHRKLGGRFVAGISGGGALPPEVDGFFDAIRITVLEGYGLTEAAPVLAVRSYYHPVPHTVGPVFPDTEIQIRDEEGNVLPPGRQGTIFARGGQVMLGYLKAPEETRKVLDEEGWLNTGDLGMLTWDNELAITGRAKDTIVLRGGENVEPAPLEQALKEHPLVAHAMVVGQDEKYLGVLIFVDQDSLKEWCTEHGLDLTDDIHRHPRLIEEFSDFISHRIHPRHGFKPFERIYRFTLLPNTLTVGEELSAKQEIKRHVVYRKYADEIRALYR